One genomic window of Cannabis sativa cultivar Pink pepper isolate KNU-18-1 chromosome 2, ASM2916894v1, whole genome shotgun sequence includes the following:
- the LOC115720762 gene encoding U2 small nuclear ribonucleoprotein B'', with amino-acid sequence MLSGDIPPNQTIYLKNLNEKIKKEELKRSLYALFSQYGRILDVVALKTPRLRGQAWIAFSEVPAASNAVRQMQNFPFYDKPIRIQYAKTKSDCIAKADGSFVPRDKKKKQEEKAERKRRPDDAPPSAAANGTRAENGATPAPFRQGNTSAQEAAAPNNILFIENLPHETTSMMLELLFQQYPGFREVRIIEAKPGIAFVEFEDDVQSSMAMQALQGFKITPQNPMAITFAKK; translated from the exons ATGCTCTCTGGGGATATACCTCCTAACCAAACAATATACCTTAAGAATCTCAATGAGAAGATCAAGAAAGAAG AACTTAAGAGATCCCTTTATGCGTTATTCTCTCAATATGGAAGAATTTTGGACGTTGTTGCCTTGAAGACACCAAGACTACGAGGACAAGCTTGGATTGCGTTTAGTGAAGTGCCAGCTGCAAGTAATGCAGTGCGGCAGATGCAGAACTTTCCATTTTATGATAAACCCATA CGAATTCAATATGCAAAGACAAAGTCAGATTGTATTGCTAAAGCAGATGGAAGTTTTGTTCCTAGAGATAAGAAAAAGAAGCAAGAAGAAAAAG CTGAAAGGAAGCGACGCCCAGATGATGCACCACCATCTGCTGCAGCAAATGGAACAAGAGCTGAAAATGGAGCCACACCA GCTCCATTCCGCCAAGGAAATACAAGTGCACAAGAAGCTGCAGCTCCAAATAATATCCTGTTCATAGAGAATTTGCCCCATGAAACCACTAGTATGATGCTGGAACTGCTCTTCCAACAATACCCAGGATTTAGGGAAGTTCGAATAATTGAAGCAAAGCCAGGTATTGCCTTTGTAGAATTTGAAGATGATGTTCAGTCATCCATGGCTATGCAAGCACTTCAAGGGTTCAAAATTACTCCACAGAACCCAATGGCCATTACCTTTGCAAAGAAGTAA
- the LOC115720630 gene encoding chaperone protein ClpB3, mitochondrial — protein sequence MAMRKATRLAQSALLTINARNSLLQSRTIVTCARPLCGSITSLHRSCVADLFFANQNNIVSGQLSSINFTRKFHSSAPSFYSATTSQISQNEFTEMAWEGIVGAVDAARVSKQQVIETEHLMKALLEQKDGLARRILTKAGLDNTSVLQATDDFISKQPKVTGDTSGPIIGSNLGSLLDNARKCKKEMGDDFVSVEHLLLVFHSDKRFGQQLFKTLQLSEKDLKDAIKAVRGSQRVTDQNPEGKYEALEKYGSDLTELARRGKLDPVIGRDDEIRRCIQILSRRTKNNPVIIGEPGVGKTAIAEGLAQRIVRGDVPEPLLNRKLISLDMGSLLAGAKFRGDFEERLKAVLKEVTSSNGQIILFIDEIHTVVGAGATGGAMDAGNLLKPMLGRGELRCIGATTLNEYRKYIEKDPALERRFQQVYCDQPSVEDTISILRGLRERYELHHGVKISDSALVSAAVLADRYITERFLPDKAIDLVDEAAAKLKMEITSKPTELDEIDRAVLKLEMEKLSLKNDTDKASKERLSKLENDLALLKQNQKELSEQWDREKVLMTRIRSIKEEVDRVNLEMEAAEREYDLSRAAELKYGTLISLQRQLEEAERNLSEFQMSGQSLLREEVTDLDIAEIVSKWTGIPLSNLQQSEREKLVSLEEVLHKRVIGQDMAVKSVADAIRRSRAGLSDPNRPIASFMFMGPTGVGKTELAKTLAGYLFNTENALVRIDMSEYMEKHAVSRLVGAPPGYVGYEEGGQLTEVVRRRPYSVVLFDEIEKAHHDVFNILLQLLDDGRITDSQGRTVSFTNSVVIMTSNIGSHFILDTLRNTQDSKEAVYDIMKKQVVELARQTFRPEFMNRIDEYIVFQPLDSKEISKIVEIQINRLKERLKQRKIELHYTNEAVELLGTLGFDPNFGARPVKRVIQQLVENEIAMGVLRGDFKEDDTVIVDVDTSSSAKSVPPQSRLRIKKLENTSMDVLVAND from the exons ATGGCAATGAGGAAAGCCACAAGGCTCGCCCAGTCGGCTTTGTTAACCATCAATGCAAGAAACTCTCTTTTACAGTCTCGTACAATAGTCACTTGTGCCCGCCCACTCTGTGGTTCAATCACTTCTCTTCATCGGTCTTGTGTTGCTGATTTATTCTTCGCCAACCAGAATAACATAGTTTCAGGCCAGCTATCGTCAATCAACTTTACTCGCAAGTTTCACTCTTCTGCTCCGTCTTTCTATTCTGCAACTACTTCACAG ATTAGTCAAAATGAGTTCACTGAAATGGCTTGGGAAGGCATTGTGGGTGCAGTTGATGCTGCAAGAGTCAGCAAGCAACAGGTGATTGAGACAGAGCACTTAATGAAAGCACTTTTGGAGCAAAAAGATGGTTTGGCTAGGAGAATTCTCACAAAGGCTGGACTTGATAATACTTCGGTTCTTCAAGCTACAGATGATTTTATATCTAAACAACCTAAG GTAACGGGGGATACTAGTGGCCCCATTATAGGCTCAAATCTAGGCTCTCTCTTGGACAATGCTCGGAAGTGTAAGAAAGAAATGGGGGATGATTTTGTTTCAGTGGAGCATCTTTTGTTGGTTTTTCACTCTGATAAGAGATTTGGGCAACAATTATTTAAGACACTACAACTTAGTGAAAAGGATTTAAAAGATGCTATTAAAGCTGTTCGTGGAAGCCAGCGGGTTACTGATCAAA ACCCCGAAGGAAAATATGAGGCACTAGAAAAATATGGAAGTGATTTGACTGAGCTTGCTAGGCGTGGAAAGCTTGATCCTGTTATAGGCCGAGATGATGAAATAAGGAGGTGTATACAAATTTTATCTAggagaacaaaaaataatccTGTAATTATTGGGGAGCCTGGTGTGGGAAAGACTGCAATTGCTGAAGG ATTAGCTCAACGGATAGTGCGTGGAGATGTTCCAGAACCATTGCTAAATCGAAAG TTAATCTCTCTAGATATGGGTTCATTGCTTGCTGGTGCCAAGTTTCGAGGGGATTTTGAGGAAAGGTTGAAAGCTGTTCTTAAGGAAGTTACTTCATCCAATGGCCAAATTATATTGTTCATCGATGAGATTCATACAGTTGTCGGTGCAG GGGCTACTGGTGGTGCAATGGACGCTGGGAACTTGTTAAAACCAATGCTTGGACGAGGTGAGCTTCGATGTATTGGAGCAACTACTTTGAACGAGTACAGGAAGTACATTGAGAAGGATCCCGCACTGGAACGTAGGTTTCAACAAGTTTATTGTGATCAACCATCTGTTGAAGACACAATATCTATTCTTCGTGGATTGCGTGAACGCTATGAGCTGCATCATGGTGTTAAAATTTCAGACAGTGCCCTTGTTTCGGCTGCTGTGCTTGCAGATAGATACATAACTGAACGATTTTTGCCAGATAAAG CCATTGACCTTGTTGATGAAGCTGCTGCAAAGCTAAAAATGGAGATTACTTCCAAACCTACAGAGCTGGATGAGATAGATAGAGCTGTGTTAAAATTGGAGATGGAgaagttatctcttaaaaatgACACAGATAAAGCATCCAAAGAAAGATTAAGTAAGTTGGAAAATGATCTAGCATTGCTTAAACAAAATCAGAAAGAGTTAAGTGAACAATGGGATCGTGAGAAGGTGCTTATGACTCGAATAAGATCAATTAAAGAAGAG GTTGATAGAGTTAATTTAGAGATGGAGGCTGCTGAGCGTGAATATGACTTAAGTCGTGCTGCTGAGCTCAAATATGGAACACTTATTTCTCTTCAGCGCCAATTAGAAGAGGCTGAGAGGAACCTTTCTGAATTTCAGATGTCAGGGCAATCTTTGCTTCGAGAAGAGGTCACTGATCTTGACATTGCTGAAATTGTTAGTAAATGGACCGGTATACCCTTGTCAAACCTTCAACAATCAGAAAGAGAAAAGCTAGTTTCGTTAGAAGAGGTTCTCCACAAGAGAGTCATTGGACAAGACATGGCAGTGAAATCAGTGGCTGATGCAATCCGACGATCAAGGGCGGGGTTGTCTGACCCTAATCGACCAATTGCTAGCTTCATGTTCATGGGACCAACAGGTGTTGGAAAAACAGAGCTTGCAAAGACCTTAGCTGGTTACCTCTTCAACACAGAAAATGCTCTTGTAAGAATTGATATGAGTGAATACATGGAAAAGCATGCAGTTTCACGCTTGGTTGGGGCACCTCCAGGCTATGTGGGCTACGAAGAAGGTGGGCAGCTTACAGAAGTGGTTCGACGAAGACCATATTCAGTGGTACTCTTTGACGAAATAGAGAAAGCTCACCATGACGTGTTCAACATTTTGCTACAATTGTTGGATGACGGAAGAATAACTGATTCTCAGGGAAGAACTGTGAGCTTCACAAATTCTGTTGTTATAATGACTTCTAATATAGGTTCCCATTTCATACTTGATACACTACGTAACACTCAAGATAGCAAAGAGGCAGTATATGACATAATGAAGAAACAGGTCGTTGAGTTAGCTAGACAAACATTCCGTCCAGAATTCATGAATCGAATTGATGAGTACATTGTCTTCCAGCCTTTGGATTCCAAAGAAATTAGCAAAATCGTGGAGATACAG ATAAACCGGTTGAAGGAGAGGTTGAAACAGAGGAAAATCGAGCTTCACTACACAAATGAAGCTGTTGAGCTTCTGGGAACGCTTGGATTTGATCCCAACTTCGGAGCGAGGCCAGTAAAGCGAGTGATTCAGCAGCTGGTGGAAAATGAAATTGCAATGGGAGTTCTAAGAGGTGATTTTAAAGAAGACGACACTGTCATTGTTGATGTTGATACATCTTCATCAGCCAAAAGCGTTCCTCCCCAAAGTAGATTGCGCATCAAGAAATTGGAGAACACTTCTATGGATGTTTTGGTTGCCAATGACTGA
- the LOC115721176 gene encoding F-box/LRR-repeat protein 3 isoform X2, with the protein MKKLKKDIENRDPNPNMTNPFDIFTDEIVYAILDHLHGDPFSKRSFSSVCKSFYFIESRHRRALKPLRSDLLPRTFRRYSSISHLDLSLCSLVDDNNLAAVSVAWKSTLRSINLSRSRAFSSIGLLTLVNNCSGLVEIDLSNGTELTDSAAKAIAEARNLEILRLSRCKSITDIGIGCIAVGCKKLKTLCLRWCLRITDLGVGLIAMKCKEIQSLDLSYLPITEKCLSHILQLQHLEDLILEGCHGIDDNGLSTLNHTCKSIKMINMSNCQSLSYIGLSSLTNGANSLEQLILANGPSVTADLAKCLSQFSSLRSIKLDGCLVTCSGINSIANWSASLVELSFSKCSGLTDECLCFLAERHKELRKLDITCCRKITIASIEGITKSCTSLTSLRMESCSLVSKEAFVLIGQHCQMLEDLDVTDNEMDDEGLKAISRCSRLQSLKLGICLNMTDEGLIHVGRGCSKLKELDLYRCAGVTDRGIEAIGHGCPALEMINIAYNSKITDTSLISLSKCSSLKVLEIRGCPHISSVGLSSIAMECRQLSELDIKKCFNINDNAMHPLGKFSQNLQQINLSYCSVTDAGLLSVTRINRLRNMTILHLSGLTPNGLAAALLTCGGLTKVKLHSSFKPLLPQYIYKYMESRGCVFHWRNKAFQEEIDPKGWQLHLGRPS; encoded by the exons ATGAAAAAGCTCAAAAAAGACATCGAAAACAGAGACCCAAATCCAAACATGACAAACCCTTTTGATATTTTCACCGATGAGATCGTATACGCCATTCTCGACCACCTTCACGGAGACCCTTTTTCCAAAAGATCCTTCTCCTCAGTCTGCAAGTCCTTCTACTTCATCGAGTCTCGCCACCGCAGAGCCCTGAAGCCACTCCGCTCCGACCTCCTTCCCAGGACTTTTCGCCGCTACTCTTCGATTTCCCACCTCGACCTCTCGCTCTGTTCACTCGTCGACGACAACAATCTCGCCGCCGTTTCCGTGGCCTGGAAATCCACCCTCCGCTCCATAAATCTTTCCCGGTCTAGAGCTTTTTCCAGCATTGGGTTGTTGACTCTGGTCAATAACTGTTCGGGATTGGTCGAAATTGATTTGTCTAACGGGACAGAACTCACTGACTCTGCCGCCAAGGCTATCGCCGAGGCCCGGAATCTGGAGATTCTCCGGTTGTCTAGATGTAAATCAATTACGGATATTGGGATTGGGTGTATTGCCGTTGGGTGTAAAAAGCTAAAGACCCTTTGTCTTAGATGGTGCTTAAGGATTACTGATTTGGGGGTTGGTTTAATAGCTATGAAGTGCAAAGAAATTCAGAGTTTGGATCTCTCTTACTTACCG ATTACTGAAAAATGCCTTTCACATATCCTGCAACTGCAACATTTGGAGGATTTGATTCTTGAAGGCTGTCATGGGATTGATGACAATGGCCTTTCTACACTCAACCATACTTGCAAGTCAATAAAA ATGATTAACATGTCAAACTGTCAGAGTCTCAGTTACATTGGTTTATCCTCTCTGACTAACGGCGCTAATTCTTTAGAGCAGCTTATCTTAGCAAATGGCCCTTCT GTCACGGCTGATCTTGCAAAATGCCTAAGTCAATTTTCCAGTTTGCGATCAATTAAACTAGATGGTTGCTTGGTTACATGTTCTGGTATAAATTCTATAGCAAATTGGAGTGCCTCTCTAGTTGAACTCAGCTTCAGTAAGTGCTCGGGACTTACTGATGAGTGTCTCTGCTTCCTGGCAGAAAGACATAAAGAGTTGAGAAAGTTAGACATCACTTGCTGCCGAAAGATAACTATTGCCTCCATTGAAGGCATAACAAAATCATGTACTTCCCTTACCTCCCTGAGAATGGAATCTTGCAGTCTGGTTTCGAAAGAAGCCTTTGTTTTGATTGGACAACATTGCCAAATGTTGGAGGATCTCGATGTCACAGATAATGAGATGGATGATGAAG GTTTGAAGGCCATCTCAAGATGTTCTAGACTTCAGAGTCTAAAGCTTGGAATCTGCTTAAACATGACTGATGAGGGACTTATCCATGTTGGGAGAGGTTGTTCAAAACTCAAAGAGCTCGATCTTTACAG GTGTGCTGGAGTTACTGACAGGGGCATTGAAGCTATAGGCCATGGCTGCCCTGCTCTGGAGATGATTAATATTGCTTATAACAGCAAAATCACAGACACATCCTTGATATCCTTGTCGAAATGTTCAAGTCTAAAGGTGCTCGAAATTCGAGGATGTCCCCACATCTCCTCAGTTGGTCTATCATCGATCGCCATGGAATGCAGGCAACTTTCAGAGCTGGACATAAAGAAATGCTTTAACATCAATGATAACGCAATGCACCCACTTGGTAAATTTTCACAGAACCTGCAACAG ATCAACTTGTCATACTGTTCAGTCACAGACGCTGGCCTGTTATCAGTTACCAGGATCAACAGGCTCCGAAACATGACAATCTTGCATTTGTCTGGATTGACACCGAATGGCCTTGCTGCCGCTCTCTTGACATGTGGAGGCTTAACAAAGGTGAAACTTCATTCATCCTTTAAACCGTTACTTCCTCAATACATCTACAAGTACATGGAGTCACGTGGCTGCGTGTTTCATTGGCGTAACAAAGCATTTCAG GAGGAAATCGATCCTAAGGGATGGCAACTCCATTTGGGAAGACCTTCATAA
- the LOC115721176 gene encoding F-box/LRR-repeat protein 3 isoform X1: MKKLKKDIENRDPNPNMTNPFDIFTDEIVYAILDHLHGDPFSKRSFSSVCKSFYFIESRHRRALKPLRSDLLPRTFRRYSSISHLDLSLCSLVDDNNLAAVSVAWKSTLRSINLSRSRAFSSIGLLTLVNNCSGLVEIDLSNGTELTDSAAKAIAEARNLEILRLSRCKSITDIGIGCIAVGCKKLKTLCLRWCLRITDLGVGLIAMKCKEIQSLDLSYLPITEKCLSHILQLQHLEDLILEGCHGIDDNGLSTLNHTCKSIKMINMSNCQSLSYIGLSSLTNGANSLEQLILANGPSVTADLAKCLSQFSSLRSIKLDGCLVTCSGINSIANWSASLVELSFSKCSGLTDECLCFLAERHKELRKLDITCCRKITIASIEGITKSCTSLTSLRMESCSLVSKEAFVLIGQHCQMLEDLDVTDNEMDDEGLKAISRCSRLQSLKLGICLNMTDEGLIHVGRGCSKLKELDLYRCAGVTDRGIEAIGHGCPALEMINIAYNSKITDTSLISLSKCSSLKVLEIRGCPHISSVGLSSIAMECRQLSELDIKKCFNINDNAMHPLGKFSQNLQQINLSYCSVTDAGLLSVTRINRLRNMTILHLSGLTPNGLAAALLTCGGLTKVKLHSSFKPLLPQYIYKYMESRGCVFHWRNKAFQVLSYSTFQYFYAMLPNSFRQKD; the protein is encoded by the exons ATGAAAAAGCTCAAAAAAGACATCGAAAACAGAGACCCAAATCCAAACATGACAAACCCTTTTGATATTTTCACCGATGAGATCGTATACGCCATTCTCGACCACCTTCACGGAGACCCTTTTTCCAAAAGATCCTTCTCCTCAGTCTGCAAGTCCTTCTACTTCATCGAGTCTCGCCACCGCAGAGCCCTGAAGCCACTCCGCTCCGACCTCCTTCCCAGGACTTTTCGCCGCTACTCTTCGATTTCCCACCTCGACCTCTCGCTCTGTTCACTCGTCGACGACAACAATCTCGCCGCCGTTTCCGTGGCCTGGAAATCCACCCTCCGCTCCATAAATCTTTCCCGGTCTAGAGCTTTTTCCAGCATTGGGTTGTTGACTCTGGTCAATAACTGTTCGGGATTGGTCGAAATTGATTTGTCTAACGGGACAGAACTCACTGACTCTGCCGCCAAGGCTATCGCCGAGGCCCGGAATCTGGAGATTCTCCGGTTGTCTAGATGTAAATCAATTACGGATATTGGGATTGGGTGTATTGCCGTTGGGTGTAAAAAGCTAAAGACCCTTTGTCTTAGATGGTGCTTAAGGATTACTGATTTGGGGGTTGGTTTAATAGCTATGAAGTGCAAAGAAATTCAGAGTTTGGATCTCTCTTACTTACCG ATTACTGAAAAATGCCTTTCACATATCCTGCAACTGCAACATTTGGAGGATTTGATTCTTGAAGGCTGTCATGGGATTGATGACAATGGCCTTTCTACACTCAACCATACTTGCAAGTCAATAAAA ATGATTAACATGTCAAACTGTCAGAGTCTCAGTTACATTGGTTTATCCTCTCTGACTAACGGCGCTAATTCTTTAGAGCAGCTTATCTTAGCAAATGGCCCTTCT GTCACGGCTGATCTTGCAAAATGCCTAAGTCAATTTTCCAGTTTGCGATCAATTAAACTAGATGGTTGCTTGGTTACATGTTCTGGTATAAATTCTATAGCAAATTGGAGTGCCTCTCTAGTTGAACTCAGCTTCAGTAAGTGCTCGGGACTTACTGATGAGTGTCTCTGCTTCCTGGCAGAAAGACATAAAGAGTTGAGAAAGTTAGACATCACTTGCTGCCGAAAGATAACTATTGCCTCCATTGAAGGCATAACAAAATCATGTACTTCCCTTACCTCCCTGAGAATGGAATCTTGCAGTCTGGTTTCGAAAGAAGCCTTTGTTTTGATTGGACAACATTGCCAAATGTTGGAGGATCTCGATGTCACAGATAATGAGATGGATGATGAAG GTTTGAAGGCCATCTCAAGATGTTCTAGACTTCAGAGTCTAAAGCTTGGAATCTGCTTAAACATGACTGATGAGGGACTTATCCATGTTGGGAGAGGTTGTTCAAAACTCAAAGAGCTCGATCTTTACAG GTGTGCTGGAGTTACTGACAGGGGCATTGAAGCTATAGGCCATGGCTGCCCTGCTCTGGAGATGATTAATATTGCTTATAACAGCAAAATCACAGACACATCCTTGATATCCTTGTCGAAATGTTCAAGTCTAAAGGTGCTCGAAATTCGAGGATGTCCCCACATCTCCTCAGTTGGTCTATCATCGATCGCCATGGAATGCAGGCAACTTTCAGAGCTGGACATAAAGAAATGCTTTAACATCAATGATAACGCAATGCACCCACTTGGTAAATTTTCACAGAACCTGCAACAG ATCAACTTGTCATACTGTTCAGTCACAGACGCTGGCCTGTTATCAGTTACCAGGATCAACAGGCTCCGAAACATGACAATCTTGCATTTGTCTGGATTGACACCGAATGGCCTTGCTGCCGCTCTCTTGACATGTGGAGGCTTAACAAAGGTGAAACTTCATTCATCCTTTAAACCGTTACTTCCTCAATACATCTACAAGTACATGGAGTCACGTGGCTGCGTGTTTCATTGGCGTAACAAAGCATTTCAGGTTCTTAGTTACTCTACCTTCCAATACTTTTATGCTATGCTGCCAAATTCGTTTCGGCAAAAAGACTAA
- the LOC115720631 gene encoding putative protein FAR1-RELATED SEQUENCE 10 — protein MTSRPSKNIWIRRQQCPCGDWKCYVTYEGDAEETSIASQLVKNDTSPSEAMISPYVGMVFKSDDDAFEYYGNFARKNGFSIRKERSRLSPQLGIYKRDFVCYRSGFAPVKKKPTGEHHRDRKSMRCGCDAKMYLSKEIVDGDSQWFVVQFSNVHNHELLEDDQVRLLPAYRKIHEADQERILLLSKAGFPIHRIVKVLELEKGIQGGQLPFLERDVRNFVQNRKKVVQENDALLTEKRESDTMELLEACKVAKYADENFVYDFTVDENDKVENIMWSYSDSVHAYNMFGDVVYFDTSYRSITYGMLFGAWLGIDSNGRTIFFGCALLQDETSRSFSWALQTFVRFMRGNCPQTILTDLDSGLRDAIQTDLPATKHVISVWNILSKVYSWFFQPLGSRFAEFKSEFDTLCRLETTEEFELQWNQMISVFRFNADKHIALLYSFRSSWAPSYTRGYLLARMATTVYSKSVDGFLKGIFNAQTCLRSFFEQVSISANFQNQARPEMQYMYTKTCIPIEEHARSILTPFVFNEFQHELALSMQYATSEMANGSYIVRHFKKMDGERLVIWVPEDEQIHCSCKEFESSGLLCRHALRVFIVKNYFQLPEKYYLNRWRRESSLVFYEENGTQHSNDDWIPEFQCLMENLFAESSITRERSDYARSELTKQVTRILNEVGNMPEAEGVAMDVTLSPNG, from the exons ATGACTTCAAGACCTTCGAAGAATATATGGATTCGGAGGCAACAATGCCCATGTGGAGATTGGAAGTGTTATGTAACATATGAAGGGGATGCCGAAGAAACATCCATAGCATCCCAATTGGTAAAGAATGATACTTCACCTTCAGAGGCTATGATTTCCCCTTATGTTGGAATGGTTTTTAAGAGTGATGATGATGCTTTCGAGTACTACGGAAATTTTGCTAGAAAAAATGGGTTCTCAATTAGGAAAGAAAGATCAAGACTAAGCCCTCAATTGGGTATTTATAAACGTGATTTTGTTTGTTATCGTTCTGGATTTGCTCCTGTTAAGAAAAAACCTACTGGAGAACATCATAGGGATAGGAAATCGATGCGGTGTGGATGTGATGCTAAGATGTACTTGTCAAAGGAGATTGTTGATGGGGATTCACAATGGTTTGTTGTGCAATTTAGTAATGTTCATAATCACGAGCTTCTAGAGGATGACCAAGTTCGCCTTCTTCCAGCTTATCGAAAAATTCACGAGGCAGACCAAGAAAGAATACTTTTACTCTCTAAAGCAGGCTTCCCTATACATCGAATTGTGAAGGTGTTGGAGTTGGAAAAGGGTATTCAAGGTGGGCAGCTTCCCTTTTTGGAGAGGGATGTTAGAAATTTTGTTCAAAATCGGAAGAAGGTTGTTCAAGAGAATGATGCGTTGCTAACAGAGAAAAGGGAGAGTGATACAATGGAACTCCTTGAAGCATGCAAGGTGGCCAAATATGCAGATGAAAATTTTGTTTATGATTTTACTgttgatgaaaatgataaggTTGAGAACATCATGTGGTCTTATAGTGATTCAGTCCACGCATATAACATGTTCGGTGATGTAGTTTATTTTGACACTTCATATCGATCAATCACATATGGCATGCTTTTTGGAGCGTGGCTTGGCATTGACAGTAATGGAAGAACCATCTTCTTTGGTTGTGCTCTACTCCAAGATGAAACATCTCGTTCATTCTCGTGGGCTTTACAG ACTTTTGTTCGTTTCATGAGAGGAAATTGTCCACAAACAATTCTAACTGATCTTGACTCCGGGCTTAGGGATGCTATACAGACTGATTTGCCAGCAACTAAACATGTCATTTCTGTGTGGAATATTTTATCCAAGGTATACAGTTGGTTCTTTCAACCACTTGGATCTCGTTTTGCAGAATTTAAATCTGAGTTTGACACACTTTGTCGATTGGAAACTACGGAGGAGTTTGAACTTCAATGGAATCAAATGATTTCTGTGTTTAGATTCAATGCAGACAAACATATTGCTTTACTCTATTCATTCCGTTCATCTTGGGCTCCATCCTATACAAGAGGATACTTGCTTGCTCGAATGGCAACAACAGTATATTCGAAATCTGTTGATGGATTTTTGAAGGGCATTTTCAATGCCCAAACATGTTTGCGCAGTTTTTTTGAGCAG GTAAGCATCTCTGCTAATTTTCAGAATCAGGCGCGTCCAGAGATGCAATACATGTATACCAAGACATGCATCCCCATTGAGGAGCATGCTAGGAGTATTCTTACGCCTTTTGTTTTCAACGAATTTCAGCATGAATTAGCCCTGTCAATGCAATATGCTACTTCTGAGATGGCTAATGGATCCTATATTGTACGCCATTTCAAGAAGATGGACGGGGAGCGTCTTGTTATATGGGTTCCAGAAGATGAACAGATTCACTGTTCCTGTAAAGAATTTGAATCTTCAGGATTATTATGCAGACATGCTCTACGGGTATTTATAGTAAAGAACTACTTTCAGCTTCCTGAAAAATACTATCTGAATAGGTGGCGAAGAGAAAGCTCTCTAGTCTTTTATGAAGAAAATGGTACTCAACATAGCAATGATGACTGGATTCCAGAATTTCAATGTCTTATGGAAAATCTATTTGCGGAATCATCTATTACTAGGGAGCGTTCTGATTATGCACGTTCGGAACTGACAAAACAAGTTACAAGGATACTGAATGAGGTTGGAAATATGCCAGAGGCTGAAGGTGTGGCTATGGATGTGACACTGTCACCTAATGGTTAA